One Streptomyces sp. SAI-135 DNA segment encodes these proteins:
- a CDS encoding 2-dehydropantoate 2-reductase, with protein sequence MKVAVLGAGAIGAYVGAALHRAGADVHLIARGPHLAAMREHGVQVLSPRGDFTAPAHATDDPAEIGPVDYVFLGLKANSYAACGPLIEPLLTDTTAVVAAQNGIPWWYFHRHGGPHDGHRIESVDPGGAVSAVLAPSRAIGCVVYAATELEGPGVVRHLEGTRFSIGEPDRSLSPRCLAFSEAMQAGGLKCPVEPDLRDDIWLKLLGNISFNPISALARATMRQMCLHGGTRKVIETMMAETLAVAEALGCTVGVSIERRLAGAERVGDHRTSTLQDLERGKPLELDVLLTAVIELAEITGVDVPTLRTVHALSDLLALRSAA encoded by the coding sequence ATGAAAGTCGCAGTCCTCGGCGCCGGAGCCATCGGTGCCTACGTCGGCGCGGCACTCCACCGTGCCGGCGCCGACGTCCATCTCATCGCGCGCGGTCCGCATCTGGCGGCCATGCGGGAGCACGGTGTCCAGGTCCTCAGTCCGCGCGGTGACTTCACCGCCCCTGCCCACGCGACCGACGACCCGGCCGAGATCGGCCCGGTCGACTATGTCTTCCTCGGTCTGAAGGCCAACTCGTACGCGGCGTGCGGGCCGCTGATCGAGCCCCTTCTCACCGACACCACCGCGGTCGTCGCCGCGCAGAACGGCATCCCCTGGTGGTACTTCCACCGGCACGGCGGCCCGCACGACGGCCACCGCATCGAGAGCGTGGACCCGGGGGGCGCGGTCAGTGCGGTGCTCGCTCCCTCCCGGGCCATCGGCTGTGTCGTCTACGCGGCCACGGAGCTCGAAGGGCCGGGTGTCGTACGGCACTTGGAGGGGACGCGGTTCTCCATCGGGGAGCCCGACCGCAGTCTCTCGCCCCGCTGTCTGGCCTTCAGCGAGGCCATGCAGGCCGGAGGGCTCAAGTGTCCGGTCGAACCCGATCTGCGGGACGACATCTGGCTCAAGCTGCTGGGCAACATCTCCTTCAACCCCATCAGCGCGCTGGCCCGTGCGACCATGCGCCAGATGTGCCTGCACGGCGGCACCCGCAAGGTCATCGAGACGATGATGGCCGAGACCCTCGCGGTCGCGGAGGCCCTCGGCTGCACGGTCGGGGTCTCCATCGAGCGTCGTCTGGCCGGCGCCGAGCGCGTGGGCGATCACCGCACCTCCACGCTCCAGGACCTGGAGCGCGGCAAGCCCCTGGAGCTGGACGTCCTGCTCACCGCGGTCATCGAGCTGGCGGAGATCACCGGGGTGGACGTGCCGACGCTGCGTACCGTCCACGCCCTCTCCGACCTGCTCGCGCTCCGGTCCGCCGCATGA
- a CDS encoding GntR family transcriptional regulator, giving the protein MLPTTGLPYGTVPRLERPGPLRDRVYGALLELITTRALQPGQHLVESELAGHLGVSRQPVREALQRLNTEGWVDLRPAQGAFVHEPTDEEADQLLTVRTLLEAEAARLAAVNAGSAGVAALEDLCAQGERAVAADDVDAAVALNARLHAKVMELAGNAVLAELAGQVDRRVRWYYTPIARQRGHQSWIEHRELIAAIADRDEQRATAVMRQHTEHTRKMYHDREK; this is encoded by the coding sequence ATGTTGCCGACGACAGGACTGCCGTACGGGACGGTGCCCCGGCTCGAGCGCCCCGGTCCACTGCGCGACCGTGTCTACGGTGCGCTGCTTGAGTTGATCACGACGCGTGCTCTTCAGCCTGGTCAGCATCTGGTGGAGAGTGAGCTGGCGGGTCATCTGGGGGTGTCGAGGCAGCCGGTGCGGGAGGCTTTGCAGCGGTTGAACACCGAGGGGTGGGTGGATCTGCGTCCGGCGCAGGGTGCGTTCGTGCATGAGCCGACCGACGAGGAGGCCGATCAGCTGCTGACTGTGCGGACGTTGCTGGAGGCGGAGGCGGCAAGGTTGGCGGCTGTGAACGCGGGCAGTGCCGGTGTTGCCGCGCTGGAGGATCTGTGTGCGCAGGGGGAGAGGGCGGTGGCCGCGGACGACGTGGATGCCGCGGTGGCCCTGAACGCGCGACTGCATGCGAAGGTCATGGAGCTGGCGGGCAATGCGGTGCTGGCGGAGCTGGCGGGGCAGGTGGATCGTCGGGTGCGCTGGTACTACACGCCGATCGCCCGGCAGCGGGGTCACCAGTCCTGGATCGAGCACCGTGAGCTGATCGCCGCGATCGCCGACCGCGACGAGCAGCGCGCCACCGCCGTCATGCGCCAACACACGGAACACACGCGGAAGATGTACCACGACCGCGAGAAGTAG
- a CDS encoding OFA family MFS transporter yields the protein MTADPYAARSETDKTAHSTAAPRPYREVTDAGGRVYRIGETDRDILGHSRKLMVYLPWITMMAISVFEYAYGSAEDTLSHAHGWTQSNTFWILSVWVFFQAGIAFPAGWLREKGVLTARGAMYIGSGMCLVGFLALSHLDNVWLAILGFGVVGGIGAGLVYATCINMVGKWFPERRGARTGFVNGGFAYGSLPFIFIFNYGFDTANYHRVLDLIGCYILIVVVGCAFFFKDPPKNWWPADIDPLTYGGDGKGAVALAKNPPAVRQFTPKEAVRTGMLPLMWVALVMTAGVSIFGISFQVDYAKEVGFGPLVAASSMGVMAVINGIGRGVVGWLSDKWGRKSTLVFVIVVLGLAQFGVIWAGDVRSESLFLFFAFLSGFGGGAFYPLFAALTPDYFGENYNASNYGLVYSGKLISGLFGGGLGSMVVAAWGYDGAYALAGVTSMLAAAIALLLRQPGRPRGKAAAPQPQAAA from the coding sequence ATGACGGCAGATCCGTACGCAGCACGCAGCGAGACCGACAAGACCGCACACTCCACCGCCGCACCACGTCCCTACCGAGAAGTGACCGACGCAGGCGGCCGTGTCTACCGCATCGGCGAGACCGACCGGGACATCCTCGGTCACTCGCGCAAGCTCATGGTGTATCTGCCCTGGATCACCATGATGGCCATCAGCGTCTTCGAGTACGCGTACGGCTCGGCCGAGGACACCCTGTCCCACGCCCACGGCTGGACGCAGAGCAACACCTTCTGGATCCTCAGTGTCTGGGTCTTCTTCCAGGCCGGCATCGCCTTCCCGGCGGGCTGGCTGCGGGAGAAGGGCGTCCTGACCGCCCGGGGGGCCATGTACATCGGCTCGGGCATGTGTCTGGTCGGGTTCCTCGCCCTGTCGCACCTGGACAACGTCTGGCTGGCGATCCTCGGATTCGGCGTCGTCGGAGGCATCGGCGCCGGACTGGTCTACGCGACCTGCATCAACATGGTCGGCAAGTGGTTCCCCGAACGCCGGGGCGCCAGGACCGGGTTCGTCAACGGCGGCTTCGCGTACGGATCACTGCCCTTCATCTTCATCTTCAACTACGGCTTCGACACGGCGAACTACCACCGGGTCCTGGACCTCATCGGCTGCTACATCCTGATCGTGGTCGTGGGCTGCGCGTTCTTCTTCAAGGACCCGCCGAAGAACTGGTGGCCCGCGGACATCGATCCGCTGACCTACGGCGGCGACGGGAAGGGTGCCGTCGCGCTCGCCAAGAACCCGCCCGCGGTACGGCAGTTCACGCCGAAGGAGGCCGTCAGGACCGGCATGCTTCCCCTCATGTGGGTCGCCCTCGTGATGACCGCGGGGGTGTCGATCTTCGGGATCTCCTTCCAGGTGGACTACGCCAAGGAGGTGGGCTTCGGCCCGTTGGTGGCGGCCTCCTCGATGGGTGTCATGGCGGTCATCAACGGCATCGGGCGCGGGGTGGTGGGCTGGCTGTCCGACAAGTGGGGCCGCAAGTCCACGCTGGTGTTCGTGATCGTGGTCCTGGGGCTCGCGCAGTTCGGCGTGATCTGGGCGGGTGACGTCAGGAGCGAGTCGCTGTTCCTGTTCTTCGCGTTCCTGTCCGGGTTCGGTGGCGGCGCGTTCTACCCGTTGTTCGCGGCGCTGACCCCGGACTACTTCGGGGAGAACTACAACGCCTCCAACTACGGACTGGTGTACAGCGGCAAGCTGATCAGCGGCCTGTTCGGGGGCGGTCTGGGCTCCATGGTCGTGGCGGCCTGGGGCTACGACGGGGCGTACGCCCTGGCCGGAGTCACCTCGATGCTCGCGGCGGCGATCGCGCTGCTGCTGCGGCAGCCGGGGCGGCCCCGGGGCAAGGCCGCGGCACCGCAGCCACAGGCCGCGGCCTGA
- a CDS encoding OFA family MFS transporter has protein sequence MTTIDYSSSASYREVTDRNGRVFRIGETDRNIMGRPRWTMVLFPWMGMLGISSSEYAFTSAEDTLHEAHLWSSGHIFWLMGVWVFFQAAIAFPAGQLRESGKLPARYAMMLGALGTVLGYLSLAFAPNVIVAYLGFGVCSGIGAGLVYATCVNMVGKWYPERKGGKTGMVNGGFAYGSVPFVFLFTSYMDLSNYKGVLVTVGLVCCSVVAFAGWFFKDPPKNWWPPHVDPLRMTDDPKIRRALEKNPPAVKQYTPKEAARTPVLWMMWFCLLCTAGINIFGIAFQVPFGKDMGFAGGIVATAMSLKAIVNGTGRGVIGWISDKFGRRNTLIIVCLVLGTAQFGVLVSGQMGSMPFFLFCSMVSGFGGGAIFPLFAAMTADYFGENNNASNYGMVYSSKLISGLVGSGVGSIVVGAWDYQGAFVLAGSIGLASAVLALFLKAPGRPRTSRRTVPNPQPLGEEMA, from the coding sequence ATGACAACCATCGACTACTCGTCGTCCGCCTCCTACAGGGAGGTGACGGACCGCAACGGCCGCGTGTTCCGGATCGGCGAGACCGACCGGAACATCATGGGACGACCACGATGGACCATGGTGCTCTTCCCGTGGATGGGCATGCTGGGCATCAGTTCCTCGGAGTACGCGTTCACGTCGGCCGAGGACACACTGCACGAGGCTCATCTGTGGAGCAGCGGGCACATCTTCTGGCTGATGGGCGTCTGGGTGTTCTTCCAGGCGGCCATCGCCTTCCCCGCCGGACAGCTCAGGGAGAGCGGGAAGCTTCCGGCCCGCTACGCGATGATGCTGGGCGCGCTGGGCACCGTCCTCGGCTATCTGTCGCTCGCGTTCGCGCCGAACGTGATCGTGGCCTATCTGGGCTTCGGTGTGTGCAGCGGTATCGGTGCCGGTCTGGTGTACGCGACCTGCGTGAACATGGTCGGCAAGTGGTATCCGGAGCGCAAGGGCGGCAAGACCGGCATGGTCAACGGCGGTTTCGCCTACGGCTCGGTGCCCTTCGTCTTCCTGTTCACGTCGTACATGGACCTGAGCAACTACAAGGGCGTCCTGGTGACGGTCGGCCTGGTCTGCTGCTCGGTGGTGGCGTTCGCCGGCTGGTTCTTCAAGGACCCGCCGAAGAACTGGTGGCCGCCGCACGTCGACCCGCTGAGGATGACGGACGACCCGAAGATCCGGCGGGCGCTGGAGAAGAACCCGCCGGCCGTCAAGCAGTACACCCCCAAGGAGGCCGCGCGCACGCCCGTCCTGTGGATGATGTGGTTCTGCCTGCTGTGCACGGCCGGCATCAACATCTTCGGCATCGCCTTCCAGGTGCCGTTCGGCAAGGACATGGGCTTCGCGGGCGGGATCGTGGCCACGGCGATGTCGCTGAAGGCGATCGTCAACGGCACCGGGCGCGGGGTCATCGGCTGGATCTCCGACAAGTTCGGCCGCCGCAACACGCTCATCATCGTGTGTCTGGTGCTGGGCACCGCGCAGTTCGGTGTGCTGGTCTCGGGCCAGATGGGCAGCATGCCGTTCTTCCTCTTCTGCTCCATGGTCTCCGGCTTCGGCGGCGGCGCGATCTTCCCGCTGTTCGCCGCGATGACCGCGGACTACTTCGGTGAGAACAACAACGCCTCCAACTACGGCATGGTCTACAGCTCGAAGCTCATCTCGGGGCTCGTGGGCTCCGGTGTGGGCTCGATCGTGGTCGGCGCCTGGGACTACCAGGGCGCGTTCGTCCTGGCCGGCTCGATCGGCCTGGCCTCCGCGGTCCTCGCACTGTTCCTCAAGGCGCCCGGCAGGCCCCGGACCAGCCGTCGGACCGTACCCAACCCGCAACCGCTCGGCGAGGAAATGGCCTGA
- the frc gene encoding formyl-CoA transferase has product MTTPALDGVRVLDMTHVQSGPSATQLLAWLGADVVKVEAPGGDITRRQLRDVPEADSLYFTMLNCNKRSITLNTKTGRGREILTALIRGADVLVENFAPGAVDRMGFTWERIREINERIVYASIKGFGPGPYTGFKAYEVVAQAMGGSMATTGFQDGPPLATGAQIGDSGTGIHAVAGILAALFQRERTGTGQRVNVAMQHAVLNLCRVKLRDQQRLAHGPLAEYPNDDFGDDVPRSGNASGGGQPGWAVRCAPGGPNDYVYVIVQPVGWQPLSALIGRPELADDPEWATPEARLPKLAKMFQLIEEWTATLPKWQVLEKLNAHDIPCGPILSTREIIEDRSLADNDMIVEVEHPERGTFTTVGNPLKLSDSPTTITTPPLLGQHNEEIYIGELGLGDEELALLRAGGVI; this is encoded by the coding sequence GTGACGACGCCGGCTCTTGATGGTGTGCGGGTGTTGGACATGACGCATGTGCAGTCGGGTCCGTCGGCGACGCAGTTGCTGGCGTGGCTGGGGGCGGATGTGGTGAAGGTGGAGGCGCCGGGCGGGGACATCACGCGGCGGCAGTTGCGGGATGTGCCGGAGGCGGACTCGCTGTATTTCACGATGCTCAACTGCAACAAGCGCAGTATCACGCTGAACACGAAGACGGGGCGGGGCAGGGAGATCCTGACCGCTTTGATCCGGGGTGCGGATGTGCTGGTGGAGAACTTCGCGCCGGGCGCGGTGGATCGTATGGGGTTCACGTGGGAGCGGATCCGGGAGATCAACGAGCGGATCGTGTACGCGTCGATCAAGGGTTTCGGGCCGGGCCCGTACACCGGTTTCAAGGCGTATGAGGTGGTGGCGCAGGCGATGGGCGGCTCGATGGCGACGACCGGGTTCCAGGACGGTCCGCCGTTGGCGACGGGTGCGCAGATCGGTGACTCCGGCACCGGTATCCACGCGGTGGCCGGGATCCTGGCCGCGTTGTTCCAGCGGGAGAGGACCGGCACGGGCCAGCGGGTGAACGTGGCGATGCAGCACGCGGTGCTCAACCTGTGCCGGGTCAAACTCCGTGACCAGCAGCGCCTGGCACACGGCCCGCTGGCCGAGTACCCCAACGACGACTTCGGCGACGACGTCCCCCGCTCTGGCAACGCCTCCGGCGGCGGGCAGCCCGGGTGGGCGGTGCGGTGCGCGCCGGGCGGGCCGAACGACTACGTGTACGTCATCGTCCAGCCCGTGGGCTGGCAGCCGCTGTCCGCGTTGATCGGCCGCCCGGAACTGGCCGACGATCCCGAGTGGGCCACGCCCGAGGCGCGGTTGCCGAAGCTGGCGAAGATGTTCCAGCTGATCGAGGAATGGACTGCGACCCTGCCCAAGTGGCAGGTCCTGGAGAAACTGAACGCGCATGACATTCCGTGCGGGCCGATCCTGTCCACCCGGGAGATCATCGAGGACCGCTCACTCGCCGACAACGACATGATCGTCGAGGTCGAGCATCCCGAACGCGGCACCTTCACCACGGTCGGCAACCCCCTCAAACTCTCCGACTCCCCCACCACCATCACCACCCCACCCCTCCTCGGCCAACACAACGAGGAGATATACATCGGCGAACTCGGGCTCGGCGACGAGGAGTTGGCGCTCCTCAGGGCGGGCGGGGTGATCTGA
- the sucC gene encoding ADP-forming succinate--CoA ligase subunit beta produces the protein MDLYEHEARALFEEHGIAVPRAEVTDSPQEARAIARRLGGSVVVKAQVKTGGRGKAGGVRLATDPVAAERTARRILGMNIKGHTVGEVMLAQPVDIESEFYVAYVLDRAAGHFLAIASAEGGMDIEEVAAVRPEAVARIPVDPAEGVTSAKAAEIAGAAGLPPQTADVLVRLWEVLVRQDALLVEVNPLVRTREGHLLALDGKVTLDDNARFRQARRGAESIAHDDPLEAAAAAKGLNYVKLDGEVGVIGNGAGLVMSTLDVVAGCGARPANFLDIGGGASARVMADGLTVILSDPAVKSVFVNVFGGITACDAVADGIVRALDEVRLTKPLVVRLDGNNAARGRAVLDRRAHPLVQQATTMDGAARRAAELAHTS, from the coding sequence ATGGACCTGTACGAGCATGAAGCCCGGGCCCTCTTCGAGGAACACGGAATCGCGGTGCCGAGGGCGGAGGTCACCGACTCGCCCCAGGAGGCCCGCGCGATCGCCCGCAGGCTCGGCGGCAGCGTCGTCGTCAAGGCGCAGGTCAAGACGGGTGGCCGGGGCAAGGCGGGCGGGGTGCGGCTCGCCACCGACCCGGTCGCCGCCGAGCGGACGGCCCGCCGGATCCTCGGCATGAACATCAAGGGACACACCGTCGGCGAGGTCATGCTGGCCCAGCCGGTGGACATCGAGAGCGAGTTCTACGTCGCCTACGTCCTGGACCGGGCCGCGGGGCACTTCCTCGCCATCGCCTCGGCGGAAGGCGGCATGGACATAGAGGAGGTGGCCGCGGTCCGCCCGGAGGCGGTCGCCCGGATCCCCGTCGACCCCGCCGAGGGCGTCACCTCGGCAAAGGCGGCCGAGATCGCCGGGGCGGCCGGCCTGCCGCCGCAGACCGCCGACGTCCTCGTACGACTGTGGGAGGTCCTGGTCCGCCAGGACGCCCTCCTTGTCGAGGTCAACCCGCTCGTGCGCACCCGGGAGGGACACCTCCTCGCCCTCGACGGCAAGGTCACCCTCGACGACAACGCCCGCTTCCGGCAAGCCCGTCGGGGCGCCGAGAGCATCGCGCACGACGACCCGCTGGAGGCGGCCGCCGCGGCGAAGGGCCTCAACTACGTCAAGCTCGACGGCGAGGTCGGTGTCATCGGCAACGGCGCCGGACTGGTCATGTCGACCCTCGACGTGGTCGCCGGCTGCGGAGCCCGTCCCGCCAACTTCCTCGACATCGGCGGCGGCGCCTCGGCCCGGGTCATGGCCGACGGGCTGACGGTCATCCTGTCGGACCCGGCCGTGAAGTCCGTCTTCGTCAACGTCTTCGGCGGCATCACCGCCTGCGACGCGGTCGCCGACGGCATCGTACGGGCCCTGGACGAGGTGCGGCTCACCAAGCCGCTCGTCGTGCGCCTCGACGGCAACAACGCCGCCCGCGGCCGGGCCGTCCTCGACCGGCGGGCCCACCCCCTGGTCCAGCAGGCCACCACCATGGACGGTGCCGCCCGCCGTGCCGCCGAACTCGCCCACACCAGTTGA
- the sucD gene encoding succinate--CoA ligase subunit alpha: MAIFLTKESRVLVQGMTGGEGRKHTRRMLAAGTDVVGGVNPRKAGQAVDFDDRVVPVFGSVADGIRETGADVTVVFVPPAFARAAVVEAADAGIGLAVVITEGIPVHDSVAFTSYARKKGTRIVGPNCPGLITPGQSNAGIIPADITRSGRIGLVSKSGTLTYQLMHELRDIGFSTCVGIGGDPVVGTTHIDCLAAFQDDPDTELIVLIGEIGGDAEERAAAYIREHVTKPVVGYIAGFTAPEGRTMGHAGAIVSGSAGTAQAKKAALEAVGVKVGNTPTDTARLVLTLLDTVREAPRA; the protein is encoded by the coding sequence ATGGCCATCTTCCTGACCAAGGAGTCCAGGGTCCTCGTCCAGGGCATGACCGGCGGCGAGGGCAGGAAGCACACCCGCCGCATGCTCGCCGCCGGCACCGACGTCGTCGGCGGCGTCAACCCGCGCAAGGCCGGCCAGGCCGTCGACTTCGACGACCGTGTCGTACCCGTCTTCGGGTCGGTCGCCGACGGCATACGGGAGACCGGAGCCGACGTCACCGTCGTCTTCGTCCCGCCCGCCTTCGCCAGGGCGGCGGTCGTCGAGGCCGCCGACGCCGGGATCGGCCTCGCCGTCGTCATCACCGAAGGGATCCCCGTCCACGACTCCGTCGCCTTCACCTCGTACGCGAGGAAGAAGGGGACACGGATCGTGGGCCCCAACTGCCCGGGCCTCATCACGCCCGGCCAGTCCAACGCCGGCATCATCCCGGCCGACATCACCAGGTCCGGCCGCATCGGTCTGGTGTCCAAGTCGGGCACGCTCACCTACCAACTCATGCACGAGCTGCGCGACATCGGATTCTCCACCTGTGTCGGCATCGGCGGAGACCCCGTCGTCGGCACCACCCACATCGACTGCCTGGCCGCCTTCCAGGACGACCCCGACACCGAACTGATCGTCCTCATCGGGGAGATCGGCGGCGACGCCGAGGAACGGGCGGCCGCGTACATCCGCGAGCACGTCACCAAACCCGTCGTCGGCTACATCGCCGGATTCACCGCGCCCGAGGGCAGGACCATGGGTCACGCCGGCGCCATCGTGTCCGGTTCGGCGGGCACGGCGCAGGCGAAGAAGGCGGCGCTGGAGGCGGTCGGCGTCAAGGTGGGCAACACCCCCACCGACACCGCCCGCCTCGTGCTCACCCTGCTGGACACGGTCCGCGAGGCCCCTCGGGCCTGA
- a CDS encoding aldehyde dehydrogenase family protein has product MTTTLNSTHLVVKSGTSWNDAWQRCLAVAPEAFRDDRVLNLWASAWRADGRALPGTSPVDGSPVAGPPRLDREAAHQAVRASLDQHRAWRHIRLEERRARVAATLDALTQHRELLALLLVWEIGKPWRLAQADVDRAIDGVRWYVDGIDPMVEGRTPLDGPVSNIASWNYPMSVLVHAMLVQALAGNAVIAKTPTDGGVACLTLACALAAREGIPVTLVSGSGGELSEALVRAPEIGCVSFVGGRDTGAAVATAVTDLGKRHVLEQEGLNTWGIWNCTDWDALTAVIPKLFDYGKQRCTAYPRFVVQRELFDEFLTAYLPAVRTLRLGHPLAVEHPDDPYPSLDFGPVINAAKAKELRDQVAEAISRGAVPVHRGSEADARFLPGQDTSAYVQPVTLLNPPPSSPLHHAEPFGPVDTIVLVDTEAELLAAMNASNGALVATLSTDDRATFDRLAPQIRAFKVGHGKPRSRGDRDELFGGFGASWRGAFVGGELLVRAVTQGPAGERLPGNFPEYQLMP; this is encoded by the coding sequence ATGACCACCACCCTCAACTCCACCCATCTCGTGGTGAAGTCCGGAACCTCCTGGAACGACGCCTGGCAACGCTGCCTCGCGGTCGCCCCCGAGGCATTCCGGGACGACCGCGTCCTCAACCTCTGGGCCTCCGCCTGGCGAGCCGACGGCCGGGCCCTGCCCGGCACCAGCCCCGTCGACGGCAGCCCCGTCGCCGGCCCGCCGCGTCTGGACCGGGAAGCCGCCCACCAGGCCGTCCGCGCCTCCCTCGACCAGCACCGCGCCTGGCGGCACATACGGCTCGAAGAGCGCCGGGCCCGCGTCGCGGCCACCCTCGACGCCCTCACCCAGCACCGCGAACTCCTCGCGCTCCTGCTCGTCTGGGAGATCGGCAAGCCCTGGCGGCTCGCGCAGGCCGACGTCGACCGGGCCATCGACGGCGTCCGCTGGTACGTCGACGGCATCGATCCGATGGTCGAGGGCCGGACCCCGCTGGACGGCCCGGTGTCCAACATCGCGAGCTGGAACTACCCGATGAGCGTGCTCGTTCACGCCATGCTGGTGCAGGCACTGGCGGGCAACGCGGTCATCGCCAAGACCCCGACCGACGGCGGCGTCGCCTGTCTCACCCTGGCCTGCGCGCTCGCCGCCCGCGAGGGCATCCCCGTCACCCTCGTCAGCGGCAGTGGGGGAGAGCTGTCCGAGGCGCTGGTGCGGGCGCCCGAGATCGGCTGCGTCTCCTTCGTCGGCGGCCGCGACACCGGCGCCGCCGTCGCCACCGCCGTCACCGACCTCGGCAAGCGGCACGTCCTCGAACAGGAGGGGCTCAACACCTGGGGCATCTGGAACTGCACCGACTGGGACGCGCTCACCGCCGTCATCCCCAAGCTCTTCGACTACGGCAAGCAGCGCTGCACCGCCTACCCGCGGTTCGTCGTCCAGCGCGAGCTGTTCGACGAGTTCCTGACGGCCTACCTCCCCGCGGTGCGCACCCTGCGCCTCGGACACCCGCTCGCCGTCGAGCACCCCGACGACCCCTACCCCTCCCTCGACTTCGGCCCGGTGATCAACGCGGCCAAGGCGAAGGAGCTCCGCGACCAGGTCGCCGAGGCCATCAGCCGCGGAGCCGTCCCCGTGCACCGCGGCAGCGAGGCGGACGCCCGCTTCCTGCCCGGCCAGGACACCTCGGCGTACGTCCAGCCGGTCACGCTCCTCAACCCGCCCCCCTCCTCACCCCTGCACCACGCGGAACCCTTCGGCCCGGTCGACACCATCGTCCTGGTCGACACGGAGGCGGAACTGCTGGCCGCGATGAACGCCTCCAACGGCGCCCTGGTGGCCACCCTGTCCACCGACGACCGGGCCACCTTCGACCGGCTCGCCCCGCAGATCCGCGCCTTCAAGGTCGGTCACGGCAAGCCGCGTTCCCGCGGCGACCGGGACGAGCTCTTCGGCGGCTTCGGCGCCTCCTGGCGCGGCGCCTTCGTCGGCGGCGAACTGCTCGTGCGCGCCGTCACCCAGGGCCCGGCCGGCGAACGGCTGCCCGGCAACTTCCCCGAGTACCAGCTGATGCCGTGA
- the frc gene encoding formyl-CoA transferase, producing the protein MALALDGVRVLDMTHVQSGPSATQLLAWLGADVVKVEAPGGDITRRQLRDVPEADSLYFTMLNCNKRSITLNTKTGRGREILTALIRGADVLVENFAPGAVDRMGFTWERIREINERIVYASIKGFGPGPYTGFKAYEVVAQAMGGSMATTGFQDGPPLATGAQIGDSGTGIHAVAGILAALFQRERTGTGQRVNVAMQHAVLNLCRVKLRDQQRLAHGPLAEYPNDDFGDDVPRSGNASGGGQPGWAVRCAPGGPNDYVYVIVQPVGWQPLSALIGRPELADDPEWATPEARLPKLAKMFQLIEEWTATLPKWQVLERLNAHDIPCGPILSTREIIEDRSLADNDMIVEVEHPDRGTFTTVGNPLKLSDSPTTITTPPLLGQHNEDIYVHELGLSAAELPQLKEQGVI; encoded by the coding sequence ATGGCACTGGCTCTTGATGGTGTGCGGGTGTTGGACATGACGCATGTGCAGTCGGGTCCGTCGGCGACGCAGTTGCTGGCGTGGCTGGGGGCGGATGTGGTGAAGGTGGAGGCGCCGGGCGGGGACATCACGCGGCGGCAGTTGCGGGATGTGCCGGAGGCGGACTCGCTGTATTTCACGATGCTCAACTGCAACAAGCGCAGTATCACGCTGAACACGAAGACGGGGCGGGGCAGGGAGATCCTGACCGCTTTGATCCGGGGTGCGGATGTGCTGGTGGAGAACTTCGCGCCGGGCGCGGTGGATCGTATGGGGTTCACGTGGGAGCGGATCCGGGAGATCAACGAGCGGATCGTGTACGCGTCGATCAAGGGTTTCGGGCCGGGCCCGTACACCGGTTTCAAGGCGTATGAGGTGGTGGCGCAGGCGATGGGCGGCTCGATGGCCACGACCGGGTTCCAGGACGGTCCGCCGTTGGCGACGGGTGCGCAGATCGGTGACTCCGGCACCGGTATCCACGCGGTGGCCGGGATCCTGGCCGCGTTGTTCCAGCGGGAGAGGACCGGCACGGGCCAGCGGGTGAACGTGGCGATGCAGCACGCGGTGCTCAACCTGTGCCGGGTCAAACTCCGTGACCAGCAGCGCCTGGCACACGGCCCGCTGGCCGAGTACCCCAACGACGACTTCGGCGACGACGTCCCCCGTTCCGGCAACGCCTCCGGCGGCGGGCAGCCCGGCTGGGCGGTGCGGTGCGCGCCGGGCGGGCCGAACGACTACGTGTACGTCATCGTCCAGCCCGTGGGCTGGCAGCCGCTGTCCGCGTTGATCGGCCGTCCGGAACTGGCCGACGATCCCGAGTGGGCCACGCCCGAGGCGCGGTTGCCGAAGCTGGCGAAGATGTTCCAGCTGATCGAGGAATGGACTGCGACGCTGCCCAAGTGGCAGGTCCTGGAACGACTGAACGCGCATGACATTCCGTGCGGGCCGATCCTGTCCACCCGGGAGATCATCGAGGACCGCTCACTCGCCGACAACGACATGATCGTCGAGGTCGAGCATCCCGACCGCGGCACCTTCACCACGGTCGGCAACCCCCTCAAACTCTCCGACTCCCCCACCACCATCACCACCCCACCCCTCCTCGGCCAACACAACGAGGACATCTACGTCCATGAACTCGGGCTTTCCGCCGCCGAGTTGCCCCAGCTCAAGGAGCAGGGCGTCATCTGA